In Candidatus Cohnella colombiensis, one DNA window encodes the following:
- a CDS encoding class I SAM-dependent methyltransferase, whose product MMMEKGIVGAGVKLSRRLAALASWVPQGARFADIGTDHALLPVFLASQERISYAVAGDVHEGPVEAATRQVRDAGLEGVISVRLGDGLAVLNVGEVDTVAIAGMGGSLMVRILEQGIDKLSGVSTLVLSPHVAEGSVRQWLVKHHYVIDQELLLEEDGVIYTLIRAVRLNSEAVTQERQASLYDQTLLSPVLPRIARVWMEEMGPLLLRNPSPEFYKNWEQEIAKRERVILQLSYSEAPGAAEKASEWQEDVRQIKEVLACLPEVKRSSN is encoded by the coding sequence ATGATGATGGAAAAGGGAATCGTTGGAGCAGGTGTGAAATTGTCCCGGCGCTTAGCTGCACTTGCAAGCTGGGTGCCGCAGGGTGCTCGGTTTGCAGATATTGGGACAGATCACGCGCTGCTTCCTGTTTTTTTGGCAAGTCAGGAACGAATCAGCTATGCTGTTGCGGGAGACGTCCATGAAGGCCCTGTAGAGGCAGCGACTCGTCAAGTTCGCGATGCGGGACTTGAGGGTGTTATTTCAGTGCGACTCGGAGATGGACTCGCAGTGCTCAATGTAGGCGAAGTCGATACAGTTGCGATAGCCGGTATGGGTGGTAGTTTAATGGTACGAATACTTGAACAAGGGATAGACAAGTTAAGTGGTGTCTCGACCTTGGTCTTGTCTCCGCATGTTGCAGAAGGCTCGGTTAGACAGTGGTTAGTTAAGCATCATTATGTTATCGATCAAGAGCTACTGTTAGAAGAAGATGGGGTCATATACACATTAATACGTGCAGTTCGTTTGAATAGTGAAGCAGTGACGCAAGAGCGTCAAGCCAGCTTGTATGATCAAACATTATTATCACCCGTGCTGCCGAGGATTGCGCGAGTGTGGATGGAGGAGATGGGTCCGTTACTGCTTCGCAATCCATCACCTGAGTTTTATAAAAATTGGGAGCAGGAAATTGCAAAACGAGAGCGTGTCATCCTGCAATTAAGTTACTCTGAAGCACCAGGTGCAGCAGAGAAAGCGAGTGAATGGCAGGAAGATGTGCGTCAGATAAAGGAGGTGCTCGCATGTTTGCCCGAGGTGAAACGATCATCCAATTGA
- the rpoD gene encoding RNA polymerase sigma factor RpoD codes for MANDQHTGLETEATLELVKAQLMEQGKKKSALTYKDIMEKLSPFDQDPEQIDEFFEQLADSGIDVVNDHDDLRRHGEGEERERDEFNFDDDLSLPPGIKINDPVRMYLKEIGRVPLLGADDEIELAKKIENGGYDADDAKKKLAEANLRLVVSIAKRYVGRGMLFLDLIQEGNMGLLKAVEKFDYEKGFKFSTYATWWIRQAITRAIADQARTIRIPVHMVETINKLIRVSRQLLQELGREPAPEEIAEQMELSVEKVREIMKIAQEPVSLETPIGEEDDSHLGDFIEDQEALAPADAAAYELLKEQLEDVLDTLTDREEQVLRLRFGLDDGRTRTLEEVGKVFGVTRERIRQIEAKALRKLRHPSRSKRLKDFLE; via the coding sequence ATGGCTAACGATCAACACACCGGACTAGAAACAGAAGCAACATTAGAGCTAGTGAAAGCTCAACTGATGGAGCAGGGTAAGAAGAAGTCTGCCTTAACCTATAAAGACATCATGGAGAAACTATCTCCTTTTGATCAGGATCCAGAGCAAATTGATGAATTTTTTGAGCAATTAGCAGATTCTGGAATCGATGTTGTGAATGATCATGATGATTTGCGCAGACACGGAGAAGGGGAAGAAAGAGAGCGCGACGAATTTAATTTCGATGATGACTTATCTCTCCCGCCAGGCATTAAGATTAACGATCCCGTTCGGATGTACTTAAAGGAAATTGGACGCGTACCTTTATTGGGTGCAGATGATGAAATTGAATTGGCTAAAAAGATCGAGAATGGCGGATATGATGCCGACGATGCCAAGAAGAAGCTAGCGGAAGCCAACCTTAGACTGGTCGTAAGTATTGCAAAGAGGTATGTCGGTCGTGGCATGCTGTTCCTTGATCTCATTCAAGAAGGCAATATGGGACTACTTAAAGCAGTGGAAAAGTTCGATTATGAGAAGGGCTTTAAATTTAGTACTTATGCCACTTGGTGGATTCGTCAAGCGATAACTCGAGCAATAGCGGACCAAGCAAGAACGATTCGGATTCCAGTTCACATGGTCGAGACGATTAATAAGCTCATCCGAGTATCACGCCAGCTGTTGCAGGAACTTGGTAGAGAACCAGCGCCTGAAGAAATCGCTGAACAGATGGAGCTTAGTGTCGAGAAGGTGCGCGAAATTATGAAGATTGCACAAGAGCCAGTATCGTTAGAGACGCCAATTGGTGAAGAAGACGATTCACATCTGGGCGACTTCATTGAGGATCAGGAAGCACTCGCACCTGCAGATGCTGCTGCATATGAGCTACTGAAAGAACAGCTTGAAGATGTACTTGATACGTTGACCGATCGCGAGGAACAAGTATTAAGATTACGGTTCGGCTTAGATGATGGACGGACCCGGACGTTAGAAGAGGTCGGTAAAGTTTTCGGTGTTACTCGTGAACGCATTCGTCAAATTGAAGCGAAGGCGTTACGTAAGCTTCGTCACCCTAGCCGCAGTAAAAGGTTGAAAGATTTTTTAGAATAA
- the dnaG gene encoding DNA primase, with protein MNYGSIPQTVIDEVLRRHDIAETVGKVVHLVKNGKYLKGLCPFHSEKTPSFTVTPEKQIFHCYGCGKGGNAIKFVMEMEAISFPEAVKMLAIEADIPVTWSTAGHEEPSPRQREKITLVEAHEYSAKLYHYILRNTEPGKPAMEYLRTRGFTDTLIEEFAIGYAPSRWDTLTGALERKGYEAAEMELGGLLSKRQEGEGYVDRFRDRIIFPIQDGNGQVIAFGGRIMSDGQPKYLNSPETPLFNKSRTFYRLHAAKATIRRTRQAVLFEGYVDVIKAWSAGVHNGLATMGTALTSEHATQLKRFAEEVVLCYDGDDAGQAAAIKSIPILESVGLIVRVCELPNRMDPDEYITAKGPSTFMREVIEAAVSTVKFQLIYLRKSHILLEEDGRIRYLREAVKLVARRDSPTERELLLKELAQEFGVSLDTLKQESVEIRQQEKLGNIGDIPASSWNNVWNDKRSSPKLPTLTPAYIKAERHLLLWMMLDADTSTIVQSRIGAHFNVEDHAAIAAYLYSYYAQGQSPDVGRFTAFLQDDRLERTASSIALEDFPFDERVLEGYFRTIEDATFMREIDRMNEEMQRLLKLGEHLQAAQIAQEMSTLKQQRKK; from the coding sequence ATGAATTACGGATCGATCCCTCAAACCGTCATTGACGAAGTGTTGCGCCGCCATGATATAGCCGAAACCGTAGGTAAGGTTGTTCATCTCGTCAAAAATGGCAAATACTTAAAGGGGCTTTGTCCATTTCATTCTGAGAAGACGCCTTCTTTCACCGTCACACCAGAGAAACAAATTTTTCATTGTTACGGTTGCGGAAAGGGCGGAAATGCCATTAAGTTTGTGATGGAGATGGAGGCGATTTCGTTTCCAGAAGCGGTTAAGATGCTCGCGATTGAAGCAGATATACCTGTTACATGGTCAACTGCAGGTCATGAGGAGCCTTCGCCACGGCAACGAGAAAAGATTACATTAGTTGAAGCACATGAGTACAGTGCGAAGCTATACCACTACATTCTTCGGAATACGGAACCTGGAAAGCCAGCGATGGAATACTTGCGAACGCGAGGGTTCACGGATACGTTGATTGAGGAATTCGCAATCGGTTATGCCCCTTCAAGATGGGACACATTAACTGGAGCACTTGAGCGCAAAGGTTACGAGGCAGCAGAAATGGAGCTCGGGGGATTACTTTCGAAACGTCAGGAAGGCGAAGGCTATGTCGACCGATTCCGTGATCGAATTATTTTTCCGATCCAAGATGGAAATGGACAAGTCATTGCATTTGGCGGACGGATCATGTCTGATGGTCAACCGAAATATCTGAATTCTCCAGAAACGCCGCTGTTCAACAAAAGTCGTACATTTTATCGGTTGCATGCTGCTAAAGCTACAATTAGGCGGACTAGGCAAGCGGTTTTATTCGAAGGCTATGTTGATGTTATCAAAGCATGGTCTGCGGGTGTCCATAATGGCTTAGCTACGATGGGTACTGCACTTACATCTGAGCATGCTACACAGCTTAAGAGGTTCGCTGAAGAAGTTGTTCTATGCTACGACGGAGATGATGCGGGACAAGCTGCTGCGATCAAGAGTATTCCGATCTTAGAAAGTGTAGGCTTAATCGTCAGGGTATGCGAGCTTCCGAATCGTATGGACCCAGATGAATATATTACTGCAAAGGGTCCAAGTACGTTTATGCGCGAAGTGATTGAAGCAGCTGTATCAACTGTGAAATTTCAACTTATATATTTAAGGAAATCCCATATACTCCTAGAAGAAGATGGAAGAATTCGGTATTTGCGTGAAGCTGTAAAGCTGGTCGCTCGCCGAGATTCTCCAACAGAACGTGAATTGCTGCTGAAGGAGCTCGCTCAAGAGTTCGGCGTCTCTCTAGATACGTTGAAGCAGGAAAGCGTCGAAATTAGACAACAGGAGAAATTGGGAAACATAGGGGATATTCCTGCAAGTTCGTGGAATAATGTATGGAATGATAAGAGATCATCCCCCAAACTTCCTACCCTTACCCCAGCCTACATTAAAGCGGAACGTCACCTATTGCTTTGGATGATGCTTGATGCGGATACGTCAACTATTGTTCAATCTCGAATAGGTGCTCATTTTAACGTAGAGGACCACGCAGCTATTGCTGCTTATTTATATTCATACTATGCTCAAGGCCAATCGCCGGATGTAGGTCGCTTCACGGCTTTCCTACAAGATGATCGCTTGGAGCGAACTGCAAGTTCAATTGCACTAGAGGATTTCCCATTTGACGAGCGCGTATTGGAGGGTTATTTTCGCACCATTGAAGATGCTACCTTCATGAGAGAGATAGATCGCATGAATGAGGAAATGCAACGCTTACTGAAGCTTGGTGAGCACCTGCAAGCTGCACAAATTGCACAAGAGATGAGCACCCTGAAGCAGCAACGTAAAAAATAA
- a CDS encoding YaiI/YqxD family protein — protein MTFERNRVVVDGDACPVKSEIARTVRGCGATALLVSSHAHVLQPEPSVEVVTVDASDQAADLYIANMLKKSDILVTGDYGLAALGLARGAAVITPRGKLIREEDIEGLLAQRHFSAKQRRGGQRTKGPKPFTDEDRDRFQQKLTTLLQGMQEKHNV, from the coding sequence ATGACATTCGAACGAAATCGTGTCGTTGTAGATGGCGATGCGTGTCCAGTAAAGTCGGAAATTGCTCGAACTGTAAGAGGTTGTGGAGCGACAGCATTACTCGTATCGAGTCATGCTCATGTGCTTCAGCCAGAGCCTTCTGTAGAAGTCGTTACCGTAGATGCAAGCGATCAAGCCGCAGACCTCTATATCGCGAACATGCTCAAGAAAAGTGATATTCTAGTTACTGGCGATTATGGCTTAGCAGCTTTAGGTCTTGCACGTGGCGCGGCTGTAATTACCCCTCGCGGGAAATTGATTCGTGAAGAGGATATCGAGGGATTGTTGGCGCAACGACATTTTTCAGCAAAACAGCGTCGCGGGGGTCAGAGGACGAAAGGGCCAAAACCTTTTACAGACGAAGATCGTGATCGATTTCAACAAAAACTGACAACTCTATTGCAGGGAATGCAGGAAAAGCACAACGTTTAG
- a CDS encoding kinase/pyrophosphorylase, whose protein sequence is MVEQSITVYVVSDSAGDTGELAVRAAAAQFHPTNIQIRRAAFIQNRQSIDAVLHVAKIDKGIVLYTLVIPFLRDYMKEQAVDLGIIAIDLLGPLIAKLEHSLGIESRHEPGLNHVLDANYFRKVEAIEFAVRYDDARDVTGILKADIILLGVSRTSKTPLSMVLAHKTFKVVNVPLIPELAPPQELFRVPKEKIIGLTINTDVLNAIRKERLKALGLPGTAPYATTERIRLENEHARQVMDKLGCHVIDVSNKAVEETASLILEHFEK, encoded by the coding sequence ATGGTTGAGCAAAGCATAACCGTTTACGTCGTGTCCGATTCTGCAGGAGATACCGGTGAGCTTGCTGTGCGAGCAGCTGCCGCTCAGTTCCATCCGACAAACATTCAAATTCGACGTGCAGCATTTATCCAAAACCGACAGAGCATCGATGCAGTGCTTCACGTAGCTAAAATAGATAAAGGCATCGTGCTGTACACACTAGTTATTCCTTTTTTGAGAGACTACATGAAGGAACAGGCTGTTGATTTGGGGATTATCGCAATTGATTTGTTGGGGCCGTTAATCGCTAAATTGGAACATTCGTTAGGGATTGAGTCGCGTCATGAGCCAGGATTAAATCATGTACTCGACGCGAATTACTTCCGGAAGGTTGAGGCGATTGAATTCGCTGTGCGTTATGATGATGCTCGCGATGTGACAGGTATTCTCAAGGCGGATATCATTTTGTTAGGAGTCTCTCGAACTTCTAAGACACCGTTGTCCATGGTGCTGGCACACAAAACGTTCAAAGTCGTCAATGTACCGCTCATACCGGAATTAGCTCCGCCTCAAGAACTGTTTCGTGTACCAAAGGAGAAAATTATCGGTTTAACGATTAATACAGATGTATTGAATGCGATTCGCAAGGAAAGACTGAAGGCGCTTGGTTTGCCAGGCACAGCGCCTTATGCGACTACGGAACGAATTCGGTTGGAGAATGAGCATGCTAGACAAGTGATGGACAAGCTTGGATGTCACGTCATCGATGTATCCAATAAAGCGGTTGAAGAAACAGCAAGCTTGATTTTAGAACATTTTGAGAAGTAA
- the glyS gene encoding glycine--tRNA ligase subunit beta, translated as MVKDLLLEIGLEEVPARFVRAAMEQLKDKTEKWLTESRLGFTEVKAYATPRRLTVLVRDLADKQSDINEEVKGPSRKIAYDESGAWSKPALGFARSQNVEPDTLFIREVANVEYVFALKSSIGVEAASLLPEALPALIMSLTFPKNMRWGNYELRYVRPIRWMVALYGKEVVPFEITDVASGNVSRGHRFLGQDTVIEEPSLYVERLSAQNVIVDVEERKQVILAGIESLASERNWKIAIQDDLLEEVLFLVETPTVLSGSFDPSFLHIPQEVLITSMREHQRYFPVFDQSGRLLPHFVTVRNGDQVSLDAVSKGNEKVLRARLSDAKFFYEEDKKLVIADALAKLENVVYHEELGTVADKIRRTRVIADRIAQQLLTSDEVQADVSRTADICKFDLVSQMVYEFPELQGIMGEDYARKAGERESVARAINEHYSPRNAGDTPAASIVGAIVGIADKIDTIAGCFSIGIIPTGSQDPYALRRQAAGIVNTLLAHDMELPLDELFRIALEVHSDRGLKREAYEISKDMQEFFNLRIKNVLSEQAIRYDVVDAVLGAGVEDVRRTVLRAKALQAVAAEGDKAAFRPAVEAFNRVCNLASKADSKQVDAHLFADAAEVALYEAWQHAHGQFVTAFAEPNMDVALSALSSLSDTVATYFEAVMVMADDEAIRRNRLALLSLVADDIKQIADFSKLTG; from the coding sequence ATGGTTAAAGATTTGTTGCTGGAGATCGGTTTAGAAGAGGTTCCAGCTCGCTTCGTGCGTGCTGCGATGGAACAGCTTAAAGATAAAACAGAGAAGTGGCTGACAGAAAGCAGACTTGGCTTTACTGAAGTTAAAGCCTATGCAACACCTCGTCGATTAACGGTACTTGTTCGTGATTTAGCAGATAAGCAATCTGATATCAATGAGGAAGTTAAAGGTCCGTCCCGTAAAATCGCATACGATGAATCTGGCGCGTGGAGTAAGCCTGCTCTTGGTTTCGCACGCAGTCAAAATGTCGAACCCGACACGCTGTTCATTCGAGAAGTAGCAAATGTCGAATATGTATTTGCACTAAAGAGCAGTATCGGTGTTGAAGCTGCTTCGCTGTTGCCAGAAGCGCTACCAGCATTGATTATGTCACTCACTTTCCCGAAAAACATGAGATGGGGTAATTATGAGCTTCGCTATGTTCGTCCAATCCGTTGGATGGTAGCGCTGTATGGCAAGGAAGTCGTTCCATTCGAAATTACAGATGTTGCTTCGGGAAATGTTTCTCGCGGTCATCGTTTCTTAGGTCAAGATACGGTTATTGAGGAACCTAGCTTATATGTAGAGCGCTTGAGTGCTCAGAATGTCATTGTTGATGTAGAAGAGCGCAAGCAAGTCATTTTGGCTGGCATTGAAAGCTTAGCTTCAGAGCGCAATTGGAAAATTGCAATTCAGGATGATTTGCTCGAAGAGGTACTGTTCCTTGTTGAAACACCAACGGTGCTGAGCGGGTCTTTCGATCCTTCATTCCTTCACATTCCACAGGAAGTGCTGATCACATCGATGCGTGAGCATCAACGTTACTTCCCAGTGTTCGATCAGTCAGGTCGATTGCTGCCTCATTTTGTTACTGTGCGTAATGGCGATCAAGTGTCGCTAGACGCTGTATCCAAAGGGAATGAGAAAGTGCTTCGCGCACGTCTTTCGGATGCAAAATTTTTCTATGAAGAAGATAAGAAGCTCGTTATTGCGGACGCGCTCGCGAAGCTTGAGAATGTCGTCTATCACGAAGAACTGGGTACAGTCGCTGATAAAATCCGCCGAACTCGAGTCATTGCAGATCGAATCGCACAACAATTGTTAACGAGTGATGAGGTTCAAGCGGATGTTAGCCGCACGGCTGACATTTGCAAATTCGACCTTGTGTCTCAGATGGTCTATGAGTTTCCTGAACTTCAGGGCATTATGGGTGAGGATTATGCACGTAAAGCTGGCGAGCGCGAGAGCGTTGCGCGTGCAATTAACGAGCATTATTCACCACGTAATGCAGGTGACACCCCTGCCGCTTCGATCGTAGGTGCGATTGTAGGGATTGCAGATAAAATCGATACGATAGCAGGCTGCTTCTCCATCGGCATTATTCCGACAGGCTCGCAGGATCCGTATGCGCTGCGTCGACAAGCGGCGGGCATTGTGAATACGCTGCTCGCTCATGATATGGAACTGCCACTTGATGAGTTATTCCGCATCGCACTCGAGGTTCACAGTGATCGTGGACTGAAGCGTGAAGCTTATGAGATTAGCAAAGATATGCAGGAGTTTTTCAACTTGCGTATTAAGAATGTGTTGTCAGAGCAAGCGATTCGGTACGATGTCGTTGATGCGGTGCTTGGTGCCGGTGTTGAGGATGTTCGACGTACTGTGCTGCGGGCTAAGGCGCTACAAGCTGTCGCTGCTGAAGGGGATAAGGCGGCATTCCGCCCTGCTGTTGAAGCGTTCAATCGTGTTTGCAATCTAGCGTCGAAAGCAGATTCGAAGCAAGTGGATGCTCATCTGTTCGCAGATGCTGCTGAAGTGGCACTATATGAAGCGTGGCAACATGCTCATGGTCAATTTGTGACTGCCTTTGCCGAGCCGAACATGGACGTTGCATTGTCGGCATTGTCCTCACTGAGCGATACCGTTGCTACCTATTTCGAAGCGGTAATGGTCATGGCGGATGATGAAGCCATTCGTCGCAATCGCTTGGCGCTATTGTCACTTGTAGCTGATGATATTAAGCAGATTGCTGATTTTTCCAAGTTGACTGGCTGA
- the glyQ gene encoding glycine--tRNA ligase subunit alpha — MNFQQMTLTLQQFWAEQNCIVVQPYDTEKGAGTMNPMTFLRTIGPEPWNVAYVEPSRRPADGRYGENPNRLYQHHQFQVVMKPSPDNIQELYLESLKRLGIDPLHHDIRFVEDNWESPTLGAWGLGWEVWLDGMEITQFTYFQQVGGIDCHPVAVEITYGMERLASYIQEKENVFDLEWVNGVAYGDVFKQPEFEHSKYTFEVSDPAMLFQLFSTYEAEARRAMEHNLVFPAYDYVLKCSHTFNLLDARGAISVTERTGYITRVRNLARQVAATYLQERERLEFPLLKKGAVHNG, encoded by the coding sequence ATGAATTTTCAACAAATGACGCTGACGCTGCAGCAATTTTGGGCAGAACAAAATTGTATCGTCGTTCAGCCGTATGACACAGAGAAGGGTGCCGGCACAATGAACCCGATGACCTTCCTACGCACAATCGGCCCAGAGCCATGGAATGTAGCCTATGTAGAACCGTCGCGCAGACCGGCAGATGGACGGTATGGTGAAAATCCTAACCGTCTGTACCAGCATCATCAGTTCCAAGTCGTTATGAAGCCGTCACCAGACAACATTCAGGAGCTCTATCTTGAAAGCCTGAAGCGTCTTGGTATTGATCCCCTTCATCACGACATTCGGTTCGTCGAGGATAACTGGGAATCACCAACGCTAGGTGCTTGGGGTCTTGGTTGGGAAGTATGGCTGGATGGAATGGAAATTACACAGTTTACGTATTTCCAGCAAGTTGGCGGTATCGACTGTCATCCTGTCGCAGTTGAAATTACTTACGGGATGGAGCGACTTGCTTCGTACATTCAAGAGAAAGAAAATGTGTTCGACCTTGAATGGGTAAACGGTGTTGCTTACGGTGATGTGTTCAAACAACCTGAATTTGAGCATTCGAAATATACGTTTGAGGTTTCTGACCCTGCGATGCTGTTCCAGCTATTTTCCACCTATGAAGCTGAAGCAAGACGCGCAATGGAGCACAATCTCGTGTTCCCAGCTTATGATTATGTGCTGAAATGTTCCCATACTTTCAACTTGCTTGATGCAAGAGGAGCGATCAGTGTAACGGAACGAACAGGTTATATTACGAGAGTGCGCAATTTGGCTCGTCAAGTTGCGGCTACGTATTTACAGGAGCGAGAGCGGCTCGAATTCCCGCTACTTAAGAAAGGGGCGGTGCACAATGGTTAA
- the recO gene encoding DNA repair protein RecO — protein sequence MLYRVEGIVIRSTDYGEGNKIITLLTPDFGKQGIVVRGAKKLKSRYGALAQLFTYGEYSYYKNNSLGTLNSGEIIESYYQLREGLEKPAYAAYAAELTDRAINDDETAAFLFHQLKACQAALTEDKDPQVVLRVYEMRVVSTAGYAPILDECVHCGKQEGDFRFSFVAGGALCHNCRHRDPGAIELMDGVWKLLRLFAHLDLRRLGHITVKDSTKIQLQLVMRKWMDTHLNLNLKSRHFLDQLEKYGEMLVKPKPMADQEPLSDREVTNDAD from the coding sequence ATGCTCTACCGGGTAGAAGGGATTGTTATTCGGAGCACTGATTATGGGGAAGGTAATAAAATAATTACCCTGCTTACACCCGATTTTGGGAAGCAGGGTATTGTCGTGCGCGGAGCTAAAAAGCTGAAAAGTCGCTACGGTGCTTTAGCGCAGCTTTTTACATATGGAGAATATTCGTATTACAAAAACAACTCGCTCGGCACATTGAACAGTGGCGAGATTATCGAGTCATACTACCAGTTACGGGAAGGTTTAGAGAAGCCTGCTTACGCAGCTTACGCTGCTGAATTAACCGATCGAGCGATTAATGATGATGAGACTGCTGCGTTCTTGTTTCACCAATTGAAAGCTTGTCAAGCAGCTCTTACAGAGGATAAGGATCCACAAGTTGTATTGCGTGTATATGAAATGAGAGTTGTAAGTACGGCAGGATATGCACCGATTTTGGACGAATGTGTACATTGTGGAAAGCAAGAAGGAGACTTTCGATTTAGCTTTGTGGCAGGCGGGGCATTATGCCATAATTGTCGGCACAGAGATCCAGGTGCAATCGAGCTCATGGATGGAGTGTGGAAGTTGCTTCGGCTGTTTGCTCATTTGGATTTGCGAAGATTAGGGCATATTACGGTGAAGGATAGTACTAAAATTCAACTGCAACTTGTGATGAGAAAGTGGATGGACACGCATCTTAACTTGAACTTGAAGTCGCGACATTTTCTAGATCAGCTAGAGAAGTACGGGGAGATGCTTGTCAAGCCCAAGCCGATGGCTGATCAAGAGCCGTTGTCTGATCGCGAAGTAACCAATGACGCGGATTGA
- a CDS encoding YqzL family protein, translated as MRDFTWHVFKQTGDIEAYLLYREMNDSNVQEVVEDGLLEDEAIRGDEE; from the coding sequence ATGCGTGATTTCACTTGGCATGTGTTTAAGCAAACCGGAGATATCGAGGCTTATTTATTGTATCGGGAAATGAATGATAGTAACGTTCAAGAAGTCGTTGAAGATGGGTTGTTGGAAGATGAAGCTATTCGTGGGGACGAGGAATGA
- the era gene encoding GTPase Era: MQKKGFKSGFVAIVGRPNVGKSTLMNQVIGQKIAIMSDKPQTTRNKIHGVYTTDDTQIVFLDTPGIHKPNSKLGNYMMKAAESALNEVDAVLFLTDVTEELGGGDRFIIERLKSVKTPVFLVLNKIDKIHPEAMLPVIDKFRKLHDFAEIVPVSALQGNNVNALLEQVSRYLSEGPMYYPADQITDHPEQFVCAELIREKILQMTRDEIPHSIAVEIESMSKEDNGLVKIGAVIYVERDSQKGIIIGKSGALLKEIGKQARQDMERLLGSKIFLELWVKVNKDWRNRESVLKTLGFRND, encoded by the coding sequence ATGCAAAAAAAAGGATTTAAGTCAGGGTTCGTCGCCATTGTGGGACGCCCGAATGTGGGAAAGTCGACATTAATGAATCAGGTCATCGGACAGAAGATCGCGATCATGTCAGACAAGCCTCAAACGACACGCAACAAAATTCATGGGGTATATACGACGGACGATACGCAAATTGTTTTCCTCGATACACCAGGTATTCATAAACCAAACTCCAAGCTCGGCAATTATATGATGAAAGCAGCAGAGAGTGCGCTTAATGAAGTTGACGCGGTGCTCTTTCTTACCGATGTAACAGAAGAGCTTGGCGGCGGAGATCGCTTCATCATCGAGCGGTTGAAGTCAGTAAAGACACCTGTTTTCCTAGTGTTGAATAAAATTGATAAAATTCATCCAGAGGCTATGCTACCGGTAATTGATAAATTTCGGAAGCTACATGATTTCGCAGAAATCGTACCTGTATCGGCGCTTCAAGGTAACAATGTGAACGCACTGCTGGAGCAGGTTTCACGTTATTTGAGCGAAGGTCCAATGTATTATCCGGCAGACCAGATTACGGATCATCCTGAACAATTCGTATGCGCGGAGCTTATTCGCGAGAAAATCCTGCAGATGACACGGGATGAAATTCCGCATTCGATTGCCGTTGAAATCGAAAGCATGAGTAAAGAGGATAATGGACTTGTTAAGATTGGTGCAGTTATCTATGTAGAGCGCGACTCGCAAAAAGGGATTATCATCGGGAAAAGTGGAGCGTTGCTCAAGGAAATCGGCAAACAAGCAAGGCAAGATATGGAGCGTTTGCTTGGTTCGAAGATTTTTTTGGAATTATGGGTAAAGGTGAATAAGGATTGGCGTAATCGCGAGTCCGTATTAAAGACGTTAGGCTTCCGTAACGATTAA
- a CDS encoding cytidine deaminase yields the protein MSVDNLPLTINQLLEAASNARERAYVPYSGFKVGAVALDCDDLLHFGCNVENAAYGPTNCAERTALFRAVADGKKPGDFKVVAVIGDTEGPISPCGVCRQVLAELCAPDMPVVLGNLHGNFRVTTVSELLPGAFTSQDLNG from the coding sequence ATGAGTGTAGACAACCTACCCTTAACGATTAATCAATTGCTGGAAGCAGCGTCGAATGCACGTGAACGGGCTTATGTACCTTATTCTGGGTTTAAAGTTGGAGCGGTGGCACTTGATTGTGACGATCTGCTCCACTTTGGCTGTAATGTTGAAAATGCAGCTTATGGGCCGACGAATTGTGCCGAGCGTACTGCACTATTTCGCGCAGTTGCCGATGGGAAGAAACCGGGAGATTTCAAAGTCGTTGCGGTTATTGGGGATACAGAGGGACCGATAAGTCCATGTGGCGTATGTCGTCAGGTTCTAGCAGAACTTTGTGCACCGGATATGCCGGTCGTGTTAGGCAATTTGCATGGAAATTTCCGTGTTACAACAGTATCAGAGCTGCTACCTGGGGCGTTCACCTCGCAAGACCTTAACGGTTAA